tcaataacagcgagcccagcccccGGTTGCGACATTCcaccatgagatcgcgccggagctcgtctcacgcactgatctggcgcggcagtggagttttgCCCCGGCGACACgtgtcggcgcgcaaactgaagacgTGTCGTGTACACTAAGTTAAAATCATGTACTCGTATCTATTAGTTTATTTCATAACAGACTAActactttttataatatgtatttgattttacatgagaaataaataaataattaacaataaacgattttttaatttatataataatccccgataataaatagatataataatgtACTTCATATATGTAGTTGTAAGCGCTTATATAACGCTTGCCATCTCAACGTAAGCTTATCTACATAGTTTAACACTGACATAATGAGTCCATGAGGTTCAAATCCCACTCGTGGCACTTCCTCTTTACATtcgaaaaattaataacattaagttatgtcacattttttttaacttaactaTAAGGATAAACCAATGTTGTAACAAATTTTTGATATAAGTTACAAGTATATAGAAATTATAGTCAGTAGTAATCTCGTATAGCTGCCGATGGTAATGGTTGCAATATGTCTATGAAACCAGTGCTCCAGCTGACTCCTGATGCCCTGGTACCGCTACAGTTTTTGCAACGTGACGCCGCACCACCCTCGCTTACCCCGGCCATGTCCTACCATAGCTAGCTTgtgattcatttattttgtactgttttatgattttttacaCACACCCACTTTTAGGAAAATATAGTAACTACACAATCAAAGTACTGTACTggtaatttatgttgtaataattaatactaacCTTTATCTGGCGCATCTTAAAGTTATTTGAAACAATATACATGTGAgagttttgtaaacaaaggcggccttatcgctaAAAACGATATCTACCCGGCAACGTTAGGCGAATGGAGCTCTATTGTAGATGATAGTGGAGGTAGTtcctatataattatgttaataacaTGATTTATTTACGAAGTAgaaagtaatgttttattaaggaACAAAAAACTTCGTAattcaacaacaacaacttcacgcctttttatacccgaaggggtaggcagaggtgcacataacggcacgtaataccgttataatgtacacccacttttcactagttgtgttataagtcccctgtaatagggggtgagcctattgccattatactgggcacaattccagactccatgctattactgTAAATTTTTGgaaacaccgaaaaaagcccattattacttcacccgacccgggaatcgaacccgagaccccttgaccggcagtcgcacttgcgaccgctcgaccaacgaggcagtcttcttAACAGCATTTTAATAATGAGCAGGTCGTGCCATCTGGTGGATTGAATGACGTCATACAATGGCATCTGATTTTACCATACCACTAAGTATGTAGTTGTTAGTTATATATACATTGTCAGCCGCGAAGAAATGGTTTTTAGTAGCTAACATTGTACCAACTTTGAATCAACTGTTTCTAGCATTTATTTCTAAGACTAGCTttgtcccgtgggataaaaagtgtcctacgTGTTataccagaccataatctagccctgttccaaatttcatcccgatctcttcagccattttgacgtgattgagtaacaaacacacacacacacacacacgcgtgcacacacacacatgagGGCTAACGGTTTTATGTTCACCAGATGGTACTAATTGTAACGTGAGATCCTGTCCTATATTAAAACGAAATACAAAATTCTGTTATTCCTAAATTACATACAACTTTTTTTCGTCAAACTATGTGTTCTATACgtgtaataaaactgtaaaattgtaaattaaaaaatattatattatgttatttagtatGGATGCACACTGAATccaaaaatgtgattaaaaaatgTGCAAGCTTAAGAAAAACTTAACTGTGCAGTCCGATCCCTAGACACGACTACTGTaccaaacgcaaatataactttgtcaaATGTTAGCTTACCCGCAGTGGACTTTACGCTGTAACTATAGGGCCGATGGTCGAAATTAGCATAAACcgctttacaagtgcgtcgtCTCAATCACGTCGAAACAGCTAAAGAgaccgggatgaaatttggaacaacgGTAgcttatggtctggaataacacataggctactttttatttcccGGGAATgtgggcgaagccactggcagaggctaatagtaaaataaatcaacGACGACCTGGGCGCTATGGCCCGCCGGACACGGCCGGGGTAAGCGAGGGTGGTGCGGCGTCACGTTGCAAAAACTGTAGCGGTACCAGGGCATCAGGAGTCAGCTGGAGCACTGGTTTCATAGACATATTGCAACCGCTACCATCGACAGTTATACGAGATTACTACTGTCATTACTTTACACTAGGTTTGATATTTGTTAACAGTTAATTTCATACGTTAAGGTAGTATTACGTTAAAGAAAAgggtaattttattcatttcttcGTGAATTTTATTCCTTGAGTGTGGGCAGGAAGTGCTCATAAAAGTTTtgtgtaataactattgtgagacacaCTCAATTAGTTGAAAATAATATCATGTCAGCGTTGAACTAAGAATCCTATTCAGTTATTCACATTAATTTGAGGAAAttactatataaatatatgtatactacGAAATGTAAAGCACACATTACTATAGGTTaggaataaaaacttaatttatttttattaattatttatttattaatcatatGAAATATATACCGATAAAGATAGTAAGTTTTATATCGTATCTTGTTATATCgtatcttttactttttacaataaatttaaacttataactacatacatacatacatacatttacatttttttaacttataacTAGTGTACACTAAGAGTCGGCGTCGTCTCGCGCTGACTGGTGTCGCGTAGCCGGCCACGGAAACGGCGATACACGACACCCTTCGGCCAGAACTCTTCCTTGAGGAAGGTATCCAGAGAATCTGATGGAACCCGCACCACGAACGACTTGTAGTTCATCTTGTAGCGCGACTCCAGCCTCTCGACTCTCAGTGTCCAGTGTGTCTGCCATTTTATGTACTCCACGAGGTCCTCTACCTTCGTGGAGTGATGCAGGCGGGACACGTACAGCTGCGTCGTGGGTGTTGCTGGCCGCAGCACCATGTCGGGCTCCGTCGGAAGGGTACCACACTGGTTACGGTAAACaggcttcttcttctttttcttttccacCTTGATGAAACCATCATCGTCGCATGTCTCCTCTTTCGAACTCATCTGGGTTACTTGGTCTTGTTTTGGTTGAACCACtttcttcttctgctttgatACCGACTGGCTGGCGGGGGCTACTTCTGCATTGGCAACATTTGCGGTCAACGTGTTGTTCGTGTCCTTTTTCGAACTCGTCTGGTTTGCTTGGTCCCGCTTTGCCTGGACCACTTTCTTTTTCTGTGATGATACCGATTCGATAGCGGCCGCGACATGTGCATAGGCACGATTTGCATTCAACGTGTCGCGTGCCTGTTCCTGCACCGGTGTGGTAGTGCTGGCGGCAGCGGTATCCGAGGCTGCGCTTTCAGGTTCACCTGGTGACACACTCGCCACCGCGGATTCAGTGCTGGTTGCAGCACTTTCTGCTTTACGTTCTTCGTTCACGATGGAAGTATCAGGTGACTTACTCACTGAAACAGCGCTGCGTAACTGAACTACCTCGGCACGCAGGTCACAAATGGTGTTATTTGACTCCTCCAATTTTGTTTTCAGCTCGGTCATGCTGTCTTTCAGGGATGTGATATCCTCAAAAGCCCTGGCAATATCCACCGTGATGGGTGGAGGTAACTTGGACAGGTCCTTTGCCACGAAAATGGGCAAGTCATTCAGGCTAATCTTCTTCATCAAGATAATAATATCCTTCAGAATATTCTCGGTGCTGTCTGGCCAGCGACACGGAATGTCGTTATATTTCCCAACCGCCTTGAACAGTAGGTACCTTGCAAGGTTTGCATCTTCAGTCGTGAAGGCGGACTTGCAGGTATGCAAGATGCTGGCATTGTCCAACCGACGGTCAATGACAGCATGCTTCAAGAATGCTAACACTTCGTTGACTATAAGTGGTTCGGAACTCATAGTTACTAACACGTGCAGCGGCTATGGCCGCGCAAATCGCGAACAGACTATTCGTTACAAGCAGCGTACGCACGTCCGTACCCGACCGTGCATCGCGCTAGACTAAACAACATAAGTTTACCAGTCCGGGGGATCGAGATTCTTTTGTTCGGCAGTTATGACTATTCAAAAAGCAGGGTAGAAAAAAAAGGGATgcacaataaaaagaaatgtattcaTTCTCAAACAAGGCGGACCAGATAACGAACCGTGGGAAATCCATGGTAACGTCacgttttttaaaaggccaCCATACCAGGGTATCAGGAGTTACCAGGAGTTTAGTACAAATAGACGGATTCATAACTTTAACTCCGCATAGATTTGATAGTCCGGATTTTTTTACTGttggaagttgcatgaagttaTCAAATCTTTCGTTCGCCTGTTGGTTTTAGGTTATATGTTACCAATTAATCAACCCATGATTTTATCATAGCACTGTTCAGTTgttattatctatacatataataaaattaataatacattgaAGAATTGAGAAGTAACGGTTCTGTGCGGCTAGCAATAAgtaatctagactaataaatacaaaaatgtctgtttgtaatattgaaataaccatttttactacatgcataattatgaatatacaATATACCACAATaacattagaaaaaaaacaacatttgtcAGTTTCTCTTAAATGGCTGAGCCGTTTTCGACGGCTCTTTTATTGACACGTGCTGCATGGAATGCATCAGAGCGCCAAGCACGAATAACTATCGCATTCGTAACGTAAACGTATCGAGATGACGATACGTCATGAGACGTTAACGGAGTGTGGCAGCACGAAGCCTATTCTTTCAACTATCGAGAGCTCGCATCGAATTCGATAGTGACGTCATGCTAATGTAAACTAGAGAAGCGGCCAAGTGAACGATTTGAATGACTTGTTGAGCATAAAGATTTcgtctgaaaactaaattaaatttatatatatatttcaacctttgtctacacgttttatgaaataata
The genomic region above belongs to Spodoptera frugiperda isolate SF20-4 chromosome 12, AGI-APGP_CSIRO_Sfru_2.0, whole genome shotgun sequence and contains:
- the LOC118263168 gene encoding uncharacterized protein LOC118263168 — its product is MSSEPLIVNEVLAFLKHAVIDRRLDNASILHTCKSAFTTEDANLARYLLFKAVGKYNDIPCRWPDSTENILKDIIILMKKISLNDLPIFVAKDLSKLPPPITVDIARAFEDITSLKDSMTELKTKLEESNNTICDLRAEVVQLRSAVSVSKSPDTSIVNEERKAESAATSTESAVASVSPGEPESAASDTAAASTTTPVQEQARDTLNANRAYAHVAAAIESVSSQKKKVVQAKRDQANQTSSKKDTNNTLTANVANAEVAPASQSVSKQKKKVVQPKQDQVTQMSSKEETCDDDGFIKVEKKKKKKPVYRNQCGTLPTEPDMVLRPATPTTQLYVSRLHHSTKVEDLVEYIKWQTHWTLRVERLESRYKMNYKSFVVRVPSDSLDTFLKEEFWPKGVVYRRFRGRLRDTSQRETTPTLSVH